The following DNA comes from Cucumis sativus cultivar 9930 chromosome 7, Cucumber_9930_V3, whole genome shotgun sequence.
ACGacgaatttttttttcaatttttttttgcaaagagTGCGTGCGGACTGCAGAATTTTATCTAAACCCAtcttcaaaatcatttcaaatggATTAAATCCGCAAGTTTTGGAATCCCCTGTTTTCGCCACCAAGTTCTATTGCAGTTTTCACGTGTTGCTAAATCCGTATTTGTCAACTTGGGTTTTTCGTCAGACCCGTATATCTGTTCACCCCattttgtatgtatgtatgcatCTTCGTTTAATCTGTATTGACTATCGATTAGTTTGTGTCTTTTCTGTTTTCcccattttcttaattttgtaattttgggaACTATGTGGGTTTTGGGCAATTACTCAATTAGAGGCTTATTAGTTATGTGCTTGCCAGCTTGTTGTTTCAACGAATGGCTGTGATTGCTTTGGAAAGGTTTCCTTTGAGAAGGCCTTCTCGAGTTTCTAGAAGTGTCTTGGTTGGTTGATTCTTTGAGGGAGTAGACTGAGGAGAGTGGTGGAACTGTGAAGAAGATGTGGAAGAATTGCTCTGAACCGTGATTCAAAGATCGTTAGTTGGTTCTGTTCTTACTTTTTCTTGtggatttgagttttgttttatgacACCCCTTTTAGTTTAGATAAAAATCTTGAAAGGATTTCGCTGTCTAGTTCTTATTTGGTAACTTCTTTCTGGgttgatgaattttgaatttgtggGGTTGTGTTTCTGGAAATAGAAACATGGGAAAAATTTAGTTCCGTCTCTTCTGTCTCTTCTGTCATTTGGTTTCAGCTGGAGAATGTTTTAATGGTTTGTTGTTGAATTTGGTGGTTGTTGAGTAAGGATTTAGAAAGTTTTCAATTGGGAGTTTCATGTTTCGGGTTTTAGGTGATCGGTTTGTTAGTGAAAGAAACCGAGTAATTGGTAACTAAGTAGAAAGATGTCTTCAACGTCAACAAACAAGACTGTGTGTTCCAAGACCAGCTTTGACCGATCGAAACATGGGGCTCATGTGGTTGCGCAGACCCCAATTGATGCAAAGCTTCATGTAGACTTTGAAGGTTCGGAAAGGTTGTTCGATTACTCTGCATCGGTTGATTTCAATGCCGCTTGTTCCACTAGCAATGTTCATGCTTCCACTGTACAGTCATACCTTCTAAACATTCAGAGAGGAAGTCTAGTTCAACCATTTGGTTGTATGATTGCTGTGGACGGGGAAAACTTGTCTGTTCTTGCATATAGTGAAAATGCTCCCGAAATGTTGGACTTGGCCCCACACGCTGTGCCTAACATCGAGCAGCAAGAAGCTTTAACTTTTGGAACAGATGTACGAACTCTTTTTCGTTCACCCGGAGCTGCAGCTTTGCAGAAAGCAGCTGACTTTAAGGAAGTTAATCTTCTCAATCCTATTCTAGTCCATTGTAGAACTTCTGGTAAACCGTTTTATGCAATTTTGCATCGAGTAGACGTGGGATTAATTATAGATCTGGAACCGGTGAACCCAGCTGATGTGCCAGTGACTGCAGCTGGGGCATTGAAATCTTATAAGCTAGCAGCCAAAGCCATCTCAAAATTGCAGAACTTGCAAAGTGGGAATATATCTCTTTTGTGTGAGGTATTGGTTAAGGAGGTTAGCGATTTGACAGGTTATGATCGAGTAATGGTGTATAAATTCCACGATGATGAACATGGAGAAGTTGTAGCTGAGTGCTGTCGATCAGACTTAGAACCATATTTTGGCTTGCACTACCCAGCTACTGATATACCTCAAGCTTCAAGGTTCctgtttttgaagaataaagTTAGAATGATATGTGATTGTTTGGCACCTCCGGTTAAAGTGCTTCAAGACAGGAGATTAGCTCAGCCATTAAGTTTATGTGGGTCTGCATTGAGGGCTCCCCATGGTTGTCATGCTCGATATATGATGAATATGGGTTCTATTGCATCTCTTGTGATGTCTATTACGATCAATGAGAATGATAGTGAATCAGAAAATGATCAAGAAAAGGATAGAAAATTGTGGGGTTTAGTAGTTTGCCATCACACCAGCCCTAGGTTTGTTCCATTTCCTTTGCGATATGCTTGTGAATTCTTGATTCAAGTATTTGGTATACAGATTAACAAAGAGGTGGAGTTGCAAGCTCAGTTGAAGGAAAAACACATCTTGCGAATTCAAACAGTTCTTTGTGATATGCTGCTAAGAGATGCTCCGGTAGGAATTGTTACTCAATCTCCTAATATTATGGATCTTGTTAAGTGTGATGGTGCTGCCTTATATTTCAGAAAGAAATTTTGGTCACTTGGAGTCACCCCCACAGAGGCGCAAATTAGAAATATAGCTGACTGGCTTCTCAAAGACCATAGTGGAAGCACAGGTTTAAGTACTGATAGCCTTACTGAAGCTGGTTTCTATGGTGCTTCTGCGCTTGGTGATGAGATTTGTGGAATGGCTGCTGTTAGGATCACATCTAAGGACTTCCTTTTCTGGTTTCGGTCACATATGGCTAAGGAAATCAGGTGGGGTGGTGCAAAACATGATCCTAGTGATGAGGATGATGGAAGAAAGATGCATCCAAGATCATCATTCAAGGCTTTCCTGGAAGTGGTGAAGCGGCGTAGTCAACCTTGGGAAGATGTGGAAATGGATGCCATTCATTCACTGCAATTAATCTTACGAGGTTCTTTACAGgatgaaattgaagaagaatgCAAGGTGATTACAACTGTCCCACCAGTTGATGAGAAGACGCAACAATTGGATGAATTGCGCGTCATTACAAATGAGATGGTTCGCCTAATTGAAACAGCTGCAGTGCCCATCTTGGCTGTAGATGTCTTTGGCAAGATCAATGGGTGGAACTCCAAAGCCACTGAGCTTACAGGATTGGCCATCCAGGAAGCCATTGGCATGCCCTTAGTTGATTGTGTGGTGAATGATTCTGTTAAGGTGGTAAAGAAAATGCTTTCCCTGGCCATTCAAGGTGATTTTTCATCTTAAGCTATTAGCCTATTTTCTGTTGTTCCATTGATATAAccatttgttacttttgtatCAAGTGTGTGTATCTTTGTTTTGATATCATAATATGATTTCAATTTGACGCTGGTAGAGGTTCATTGTGATATATTTGTCGGTCAGTTCTTTGCAGTAATAAATGAGAAGAGATATACAAAACGCAACTAGAATATGAAGCTAACTCATTAGCTGGCATAGAAGTccatttagttttttgtttatttaacaAGAAAGTAAGGTTTCACTGGCATAACGACATATCCAGAGGGAAATCCTCGAAAAACTAAGAGTTTCAATGAACTTTTCTAATTGGGATGGATGATTGAAAGAGCACAGTCAGTCTTGTACTAATGTTCTGCATTGCTCATTTGATGAATTTGTTTGCGAATATTATCAGGCATTGAAGAGAAGAACgttgaaatcaaactcaaaacatTTGGAACTGCGGTACAAAATGGTCCAGTGATCTTAGAAGTTAACTCATGTTGTAGCCGAGACTTAAACAATAATGTTGTAGGAATTTCTTTTATAGGGCAGGATGTAACGAAGCAAAAACTGGTAATGAACCAATACACCCAAATCCAAGGTGATTACACAGGGATTATGCGAAACCCATCTGCACTTATTCCTCCAATTTTTATGGCCGATGGCGAGGGCCGGTGCTTGGAGTGGAATGATGCAATGGAAAAGTTATCTGGTTTTAGAAGGGTAGAGATGACAAATAGGATGCTTCTTGGGGAGGTTTTCACGCTTGAAAACTTCGGATGCCGTGTGAAAGATCACACGTTGACCAAGCTTAGGATAATACTGCATAGAGTAATTTCAGGCCAGGATACAGAGAAATTTTTGTTTCGGTTCTGTGATCGTGAAGGAAACTACGTCGAATCATTGCTTACTGCAAGCAAAAGGACTGATACAGAGGGTACTGTCACTggggttttcttcttcttgcacGTGGCTAGTCCAGAGCTTCAATATGCTTTGGAGATGCAGCGGATTTCCGAACAAGCTACAGCGGAAAATCTCCATAAATTGGCATATCTGCGTCAAGAAATTCGAAAACCCCTTGATGGGATTGCACTTATGCAGAATCTAATAAGTTCATCTGACTTAAGCATAGAGCAAAAACAGCTAATTAAATTGAACACTTTGAGTCGAGAACAATTACACAAGATTGTACATGATACTGATATCCAGAGTATTGAGGAATGGTATGATCATAGACACATcaataccattttttttctttttcctatttgGCTTCAATACGTTACTATAATCTTCTGATCATTTGGGTTATCTCTGGCAGTTACATGGAAACAAACTGTAGTGAATTCAACCTTGGAGATGTTCTTGATGTTGTAACGAATCAAACCATGACGTTGAGCCAAGAGCGTGAGGTGAAGATCATTTGTGAATCACTTGCCGATGTGTCATCTCTGCACTTATATGGAGATAACTTGAGGCTACAGCAAGTGCTCTCTGAGTTCTTGACGAACACGCTTCTCTTCACTTGCAAAGAATCGTCTGTCATCTTTAAAGCAACTCCAAGGAAGGAGCGCATTGGGAAGGGAATCCACATTGTTCATCTTGAATTGAGGTAATTTCTCGTTTCTTGAGTATGACCATGCTGTGTATGTTGCTTTATCTTCCTTCTAAACCCATCACCACAATCAACAGCAATGAATAGTTTTTGCATTATATTGATGGCATGTTATAGATGCAAATCTTGTAGACATGTTCAAGACTATGTCTATGAACTTTTACATCTCAATGATTCCTAAAATCTTTTGGTTCTCATAGTTTGTTAAAGGTTTAGAGATAAGTGAAATATTGTCTTTTTTCATGacttgaaatttaaagttaagtTATTCAGATATGTAATGCTTAGACGATGGTAGTGAATATGCTCGGCTAACCCGAGTATTGAGAACTGTTTCTTAGTGGATCATGCCTTGATGATATGTGTTATGCTTTTAATGTTAGATCTATAATCACATCTAAGaattaatacattttcttgTATACATGTTTACTGAGTACATTGCTTTGCTTTGTCTTCTTGCAAAACATTATCCCTTTTCTAGCATAGATCCTTTTGGCTTCTTGTTGGAAAATCTGGTAcctgaaaaagaaagaagaggatgACATTCTTGAGTGAAGATTAAGATTGAGTATTCTAAGATGAATAGGAGCTAATATTTAATGAGATATGGTTGTCATATTATGTAGGATCACCCATCCCACTCCAGGAATTCCTGCACACTTAATCCAAGAGATGTTCGACGACAACAACGATAGCTCAAAGGAAGGTCTTGGCTTATACATAAGCCAGAAGCTTGTGAAGATCATGAATGGCACTGTACAGTATCTTCGAGAGGCCGAAACCTCGTCATTCATCATCCTCATAGAATTCCCCTTAGTAGAGCATGTTGCTAGATGACGATCCGTGTTGACAATTACTTTTACTCTTCTACCCTCACCGGGCGATTTACTTGAAGATACCTTCTTACTTGATCTCAGCTCTCTGGTATAACCATTGAACGATCCTTGACATTGCTCGGCATCAGAACTGGGATTGTGTGAGAATATGAGTAGATATTAGAAGGGATGGTCTGAGGTTATAATAAAAGTTCTTTCATGGAGACCAGTTTCGAACTTCAAAGTACCAAAATAGTAACATCTTTTTCAACCATTTCTGGGTGGGTGTAGGAAAATGCAA
Coding sequences within:
- the LOC101211915 gene encoding phytochrome C; this translates as MSSTSTNKTVCSKTSFDRSKHGAHVVAQTPIDAKLHVDFEGSERLFDYSASVDFNAACSTSNVHASTVQSYLLNIQRGSLVQPFGCMIAVDGENLSVLAYSENAPEMLDLAPHAVPNIEQQEALTFGTDVRTLFRSPGAAALQKAADFKEVNLLNPILVHCRTSGKPFYAILHRVDVGLIIDLEPVNPADVPVTAAGALKSYKLAAKAISKLQNLQSGNISLLCEVLVKEVSDLTGYDRVMVYKFHDDEHGEVVAECCRSDLEPYFGLHYPATDIPQASRFLFLKNKVRMICDCLAPPVKVLQDRRLAQPLSLCGSALRAPHGCHARYMMNMGSIASLVMSITINENDSESENDQEKDRKLWGLVVCHHTSPRFVPFPLRYACEFLIQVFGIQINKEVELQAQLKEKHILRIQTVLCDMLLRDAPVGIVTQSPNIMDLVKCDGAALYFRKKFWSLGVTPTEAQIRNIADWLLKDHSGSTGLSTDSLTEAGFYGASALGDEICGMAAVRITSKDFLFWFRSHMAKEIRWGGAKHDPSDEDDGRKMHPRSSFKAFLEVVKRRSQPWEDVEMDAIHSLQLILRGSLQDEIEEECKVITTVPPVDEKTQQLDELRVITNEMVRLIETAAVPILAVDVFGKINGWNSKATELTGLAIQEAIGMPLVDCVVNDSVKVVKKMLSLAIQGIEEKNVEIKLKTFGTAVQNGPVILEVNSCCSRDLNNNVVGISFIGQDVTKQKLVMNQYTQIQGDYTGIMRNPSALIPPIFMADGEGRCLEWNDAMEKLSGFRRVEMTNRMLLGEVFTLENFGCRVKDHTLTKLRIILHRVISGQDTEKFLFRFCDREGNYVESLLTASKRTDTEGTVTGVFFFLHVASPELQYALEMQRISEQATAENLHKLAYLRQEIRKPLDGIALMQNLISSSDLSIEQKQLIKLNTLSREQLHKIVHDTDIQSIEECYMETNCSEFNLGDVLDVVTNQTMTLSQEREVKIICESLADVSSLHLYGDNLRLQQVLSEFLTNTLLFTCKESSVIFKATPRKERIGKGIHIVHLELRITHPTPGIPAHLIQEMFDDNNDSSKEGLGLYISQKLVKIMNGTVQYLREAETSSFIILIEFPLVEHVAR